TGCGAAAGATGATCTCGTGGCATATCATACACACTTCAATAATCTGTTTGGAAACCCTGAGAAAGCTTATCACAACTCTATTGCTGTGAGGGGTGCGTCTATTTATGTTCTAGGAGCTGTGCATCTTGTCATTTCGCGCCTCCTACCTTGGAGGGAAAGGATTCAGGTCTTACGGAAAGCAGGTGATTGGATGGGTGCCTTGAACATGGCTATTACACTGTATGATGGCCAAGCCCATGGGGTCATTGACCTTCCTAGGACCCTGCAAGCTGTTCAAGATGCCATAATGCCTTACCTGGTGGAGTTGCTTTTTGCGTATGTAGATGAggtattttcttatatttcagTGGCATTTTGCAATCAAATTGGCAAAGTGCAACAAATGGATGACCACATGACTAGAAGCAGTTCCGTCCgtaatgaaataaaagaacaatTTACCCGCGTCGGTGGTGTTGCTGTCGAATTCTGTGTACACATCAACAGAACGGACATTCTTTTCGATGAGATCTTCTCCCGATTTGTTGCTGTTCAACATAGAGGTATTCTTCCATGTCTATTGGTAATCCtctttttgagaatcaaaaacTATCCGTGTCCTATGCTCTGTATTGTGGAGATGAATTTATAGTCTCCACGCTAATGATAGATGATAAGACGTCAGCCTTATGAGAGTAGACCAGTGTCTCATCCTGGGGACTGTCATAACAAACTACCACCAGAAGACGGGCGATGATATTTAACATTATGGTGACTATTCTCCTTACTTTCAATATTTTATGGGGCCTCCTAGATACTAATTTCTGTGATGAAACCTTCTACTAGTTCACCTAACACTTTTCTTATAGCCTTATTTTCATTCACGGAAGAAACGGAAATCTGCGTGCTATAATTGTCTTACAGTGTCCAATCTTGGGAAGTGTAGGATTTTCAAATGTAGCGACCTTGTTGAAAGTTGTGATTTGAAGTTAGGTTGCGATATGATAATAACTTGAACTATGCGCTCGGTTTGTTACCTAGAAGccaatctgttttttttttttttttttcacttttgtgtCATTTTCGGCGATATACTTACCCAAGTTGATCATCACATGTTTGCGACTTGCATTCTGCTGTAATTTCACTAGCACAAGGTATATTTACGGCTTCTATATCATATTATAATAATGTTGTATGTGTTTCCATTTTGTTGCTTCCAGGGGCAACTTTACCTACCGACACATAATTCATGTTTGATACTAACAATACTCTTTGTTATATCTAGACACATTCTTGGAGCTTTTGGAGCCGTATATATTGAAGGATATGCTCAGTTCTCTACCTCCTGAGGTATCTTTATAGTGTTTAATCATCCAAAAACTGCCAATTTCGTAAACGTATAGTTCAACTGCACTCAAAAGTAGGGCATTTAACTATAGATAATGCAAGCATTGGTGGAACACTATAGCAGCAAAGGGTGGCTACAGCGAGTTGAACAATGTGTCCTCCACATGGACATATCTTCCTTGGATTTCAATCAGGTCTGCAGATTGTTTAAAATAATTCCTGGCAAAGTGATTTAAGTTCACCTGTTAAGAAtggtttttgtgattttctccTTGTAGGTTGTTAAATTGTGCCGGGAGCACGGGTTATATTGTGCATTGGTGTATCTTTTCAACAGAGGATTGGATGATTTCAGATCACCTCTGGAGGAGTTGTTGGTAGTCTTTTGCAAGAGTCCGAAGGAGAGTGCTGGTGCCCTTGGGTACGTTACCTTGATGGTTTTCTATTCTTGATGATGCACACATGACTCTTGTATGTAAAATTTTGTTTAGTTAGATCTCTCGTAGATGATTTTCTTCCATTTGACTCCTGCAGCCAAAGTGATAGCGGCTGTAGCATCCGCATCTTCTTCTTTGAAAAAACCATCTTGTCCTATTTTTAATTGCTGGGGGTCCTATTTGATATGCCACTTTGTTTGTGGCTGAAGTGCAAACCATTATAGTATGAAGCCAGTGTGCCTACCCAAGCTCATCAGATGCTTCTGAATCTGAGATAAGCCTGAAGATTCTTAAGTATGATGATGTTTTCGTTCCTGGCAGAGAGTTGTTTGTAAGGAATTCGGAGTGCGACTCAATGGGCCTTCCACTGAAAGCATTCGCAGATCAGTTCGAACATTACACAAacagaaaatatgcatattgtCTATCCTTAAGAGGGTTTTTTAACCCTCAAAAGGAAAGTTGATGGTTGATAATGTTTCAGATTCTTCTTAGGTGTTATCCTTGCTGAAAATATGGTATTACAATGCATTCATTTTATGTTcagcttttcaaaatttttaacctTATCCACTTGGTGGTGTTTTGAACAGGTACAGGATGCTTGTTTATCTAAAGTATTGCTTTTCTGGTCTTTCTTTCCCTCCTGGTATGTATTTCAGTTTTCTAAaattgagttttctttttcttggctcTTGCTAGAGTAATAGGCTGTTAAGCAATTGGAAGTTTGACGGCAGTAATGAGTCTTGAGTTTTGCTAAATATCTGTAACAAAATACATAAAACTTGTATGAGAGGTCACTTATATTGTTAATCTTCAGGGAGGATACTGAACATAGGTTGATGTTgccttgcttttttcttttctccttatgCAGATTCTCTTGCTTATGATTCTGCAggccttgttttctttttccatcgAGTGTATGCTGAGTCTCTGTCTACTGATCTTGATAAACAAAGGCGTGGCTGTCGGTATTTCTGACAGCTCATTATGGATAGGTGCAGTTAGATCTTTGTGGCATGGTATTGCATGGCTTATGAGCATGTAAAGAAATGGAAATAACATTTACATGTACTTAACCATGTTCGCTTCAAGTAAACTGCTCCAGTTGCTAATATATTTTTGAAGACTCAATTGCGTGTTGTTTGTTTTGTAGTATTAGAGAGtccaactcaaaagcttaagttaatagGTGGAGAACTACTTCAACATCCTCTCTCACGTGCAAGCATGATTACGACCAGCACGTGGAATTTGactatttttttggggggggagagACACACATTCGCGAAAGGAATAACCTGGCTTTGATACCAGTGTTAGGTGGTCTTGGGCCTCTCTCATCTCAAAAGCTAGCTTAAAGGTTGAGGTttttcctcacacttataaCCCGACCACCAGCCCCTTCCACGATCGATGTGGGACAACCTCAACAATACTAGTGTTGGGTGGTCTTGGGTCTCTCTCATCCTAAAAGCTCAAGCGTTGAGGCTTTCCCTTACACTTATAAACCAACTATTAGCCCCTTCCACAACCGGTGTGGGACAACCTTGGGTTGGACCCGCAACAACCCGTATCTCTCCCATGTGACTGTTAGGTTCAGACTTGTTGGTAACCTGGACTCTGATActttgttagaaagtccaataaaaaaacttaagctaataggtggagAGCAACTTCAACACATAGGATTGTGTGTTCTTTTCTCCaatctttcttttgcatttctaTGTGCATAATTCTTCTCTTATCCCTcacccccctcctttttttcctcaaaataaattaaaaaataaataagcgTGGTTCAATATAAGTAATCTCTGCACTACATTGCTGGTTATAGTTCCATAATATATCTGTTGCAAGCTAAGCCTATTTTCTTtgcttctcctcttcttcttgatgTAAAGTAGAAAGCATTGCTGCTGACTGTTCTCTCTGCTGCTCTCCTTTAAGATCTTGTTCTATTGAATCTTAAGATTTGTTGTTTGCAGGACACGGAAGTATTTCCCCAACCCGCCTTCCCTCTCTTAGGACAGAACTTTTGCAGTTTTTGCTGGAAAAGTCGGAAACTTCAAGAGCGTTGTCTGAAGGAGTCTACTGTAATTTGTATCATCTCTTAGAATTAGATACTGAAGCTACTTTAGATGTTTTAAGATGTGCTTTCGTAGAAGATGAAATCCAAAAATCCGATTTTGCTAGACATGACTCAGCCAACCAAGTCGTGGAAATGGGATTTGATCCTACCAGGGAAAACAAAGTGGTTCAGGATTTGGTAAATGCTCTCATTTGTATCCTTGATGAGGACATATTTCAAGTAGATGGTCATGGAGGATCTAATAATAAATCTGCAGATGCCTGGCCTTCAAGAATAGACATTGGACACCTTTATGAGTTCATTGCATCTTTTGTTACTCGTGAAAGGGCAAAGATTCCGAAAGACATATTGAACCGTATCTTAGAGCACTTAACATCAGAAAATGCTCCTCTACCGGGAGAGGAACGTAATAAAATGAGAGAAAAGCAGGTACTTTCCCTTCTGGAAACAGTGCCTGAGAATGAGTGGGACGCGTCTTACGTCTTACACCTATGTGAAAAAGCACAATTCTATGAGGTATGTTTGCTATCTGTATTTATGAGCTGAAAGgtgcatttctttttgtttgcaaAATCTATCAGTGTTCATTAGTACTAAGATATCTGCTCCTTATTATTAGGTTTGTGGCTATATTTATACTATCCGAGATCAGTATATCGCTGCTTTGGATAGTTATATGAAAGATGTGGATGAACCCATACATGCCTTTGCTTACATCAACAATGCTTTGCTACATCTTAATGAGACTGAGCATGCTGCTTTTCGCTCAGCGGTGTTTTCTCGAATTCCAGCGCTGGTTGACTTGAGTAGGTATATGCTTCTCTCTACTATGCACTTTCAGGTTCTTCTCTTGTAGATGTTGATCTATCTAATTGCTTGTTATTTGATTACAGAGAAGGAACATTCTTGTTGGTTATTGATCATTTCAGTACAGAAGGTTCACGGGTTCTCTCTGAACTGAACTCCCATCCAGAAAGCCTTTTTCTATATCTAAAGACAATAATTGAAGTACACTTCTCTGGGACCCTTGATTTCTCATGCTTAAGGAGGAGGAATACTGATACCCCTGATGGAACAAGTGGACATGCTCAGTTAAGAGGAGTTGAGACGTACTTGGAGAGAATCTCTGATTTCCCTAAGTATTTGCGCAACAATCCTGTTCATGTCACTGAGGAAATGATTGAACATTATTTTGAGGTGATTGCTACACATTTAAATGTTGCCCAAGTGATGATATGTACACCCGTCTTTCCTCTGCGGGAGTTGTTTGTATTTGGTAACAAGATGTTTCTTGTAGATATTCTTTTATGCTGTGGTTCTCGAACATGACCTAGGCAAACATATGTTCACTATTAACAAAAAATACAGCCATAGCATTTAGAGTTCCTGTTGGGGTGTTGCCTCATCACTCTTCTCAAGCTCTATGTTATTCTTATCGTTATGCATGCAGCAATTGCTATCCTGTATATATGAGACAAAATGCTGGTAGGACATATGAAAGTGAATCCTTGTTAAGGAAAACACCAACGGAattgtttgaaagaaaaaggagaaagaagaacatGCTGTTCTTCTATTTTGAGATTCTGGTATGAACAACCTTATTCAGGCGTCATGATCTTTGATGTTTTATTGCTTGCATAACTGTCGAAGGAGGTGTAGGTGCTAAATGCCTTTAAGCTTGTTAAGTCACCGAGATATCCTGCACCTTTTTGTTTGCAGTGGAGTACGAACATTCTTGTTGTTCCTATGCTCTTTATAATTTGATTGTGATAGTCAGGTCTTTAATCTTTGCTCTTCATTTCTGCAGTTACTATGTCAATACGACCGCCATTCAGTTCTTAAATTCTTGGAGACATTTGATAGCTACCGGGTGGAGCATTGTTTGCAACTTTGTCAGGAGTATGGAATCACAGATGCGGCTGCATTTTTGTTGGAAAGGGTTGGTGATGTTGGGAGTGCTCTCTTGCTTACTCTGTCGAGCCTCAGTGAAAAATTTGAGAAACTCGATGCTGCTATGATAGACGCCACTTCTGAGGCGACACGAGACGATTCCTATAGCTTGGAAAATTTCAGCACTGTATTGAGAATGGAGGAGGTTTGTGCATTTTACCTTTTTGTGCTGAGGTTTCTGGTTAACGTTTGCATTTTGGCCCACAAAATGAATTATTGCAGGTGAATGACATAAAGAGAACATTGGATCTTTGTATTGGATTATGCCAGCGTAATACACCTCGGTTAAATCCTGAAGAGTCGGAGACCCTGTGGTTTAAATTGCTTGATTCGTAAGTTGAATCTGATCCATATATTTACATCATTCAGTGTGACATATCTGCTGCTGCCTTTGTTATGTCTCTTCTTGATGGTTGCCATCTCTATCGTGTCTTGATATCAGGTCATCCTATTAGCATTTTAAGAAATGGTCTCCATCAGGAGCcaatcatgttttcttttgcatttaatGCCCAAAATTTGATGCATGGAGTGTGGAAAAATTCAGTATGATGTAAAAGCAACTTGTTGAATTGTGTAATATACCTAATTTAAGTGGTTTCAATtgtttaatttgttatttttctggTCTTGGGTTCCCACCCCCTTGTAATGGCCTCCTCGAGAACTGTAGCTTCTGTTTATGCATTATGTGTAAAATTTTAGAAGTTTCAACGTGCGACCTGTTAAGCAACACCTGCGACACCCTGCTTCTGCCCCAACGATACCCGACTGTTATGCAACAGCAATTTAGTTCCTTCCCTGTGAACTGTATGCACTGCTTCAAATGAGCAGAATATAGGGAATGCTACACTAACTGCTCTTGTTGAAGTTTTGTTGTCTATACACATGGGTGCCTGTATTATGTCATTCAAATGtgatttcttccattttgaTTGTTTATcaagcattctctctctctctctctctctctcactacgACTTCATGTCCAGGTTTTGTGAACCATTACTGGGCTTACCTACTGGCAAAATTGCATCCGTGGAGGTAAATAGTGATGGAATATATAGCAAATCCCAGGATGATGACGCATCACCCATAATTAAATGGACTCTGAATTCTCATGGAGGTGCTcccattttgagaaaattgatatCTCAATTCATAAAAGAAATCGTCGAGGGAATGATAGGATATGTTCGGCTTCCGACTATCATGTCTAAACTCCTCTCTGAAAATGGTAGCCAGGAGTTCGGTGATTTCAAACTTACCATTTTAGGGATGCTCGGGACCTATGGCTTTGAAAGAAGAATTCTGGTATAATTTCTTACTAAATTTGCATtcatcttttgtttttgctattGATGCAATCTGAGTGTTAGAAACTCTTGCAGTTatctgttcttctttttccaacaTGAATGTTAGTATATGACTTAAAAGGGGAGGCAGAACTTCTATTCAGCGTAATATTTTGATTCGTGGTTGGAAATAATTGAGTGATGAAGCTGAATAGGTATCGACGTAGTATTAAACTGGTATTTATCCATAAATCATTAATGGCATTCCGTGTCTGGTTGTCTGTATAGTCCCCCTCATGGATTCTTTCTTGGCCATCTCTCATTATCAATTGGGCAGGCAATACTTGGTTGTGGTTTTCATGCCTGATGGTATATcttaatttttgttgtttttgtccTTCCACTGCAGGATACTGCTAAGTCCTTGATAGAGGATGACACGTTTTATACTATGAGCTTGCTGAAGAAAGGAGCATCCCATGGGTATTCCCCTCGGAGTCTAGTGTGTTGCGTATGCAATTGTCTTCTCAACAAGAATTCGTCTAGCTCCACGGTTCGTGTGTATAATTGTGGTCATGCCACCCATATCCAATGTGAAATTACAGAAAGCGAAACCTCAAGCAAAGGATCTTCATCTGGGTGTCCAGTCTGTTTGCCTAAGAAGAAGAGTCAGAAATCAGGAAGTAAATCAGTCCTTGGAGAGAATGGTCTAGTGAGTAAGCTCTCATCAAGGCGTCAACAGTTGCAAGGGGCTAACGTTCTTGCTTCACACGAGAGAATCAACGATGCACTAGACA
The sequence above is drawn from the Rhodamnia argentea isolate NSW1041297 chromosome 9, ASM2092103v1, whole genome shotgun sequence genome and encodes:
- the LOC115744367 gene encoding vacuolar protein sorting-associated protein 8 homolog isoform X2, coding for MELDVLSFLNSQNHHHRGDDDDDDEADDEADWTSFPHRTIEEILNDSLSDSDSSPSPPPPASSPPSSPQQRTQPSIRGSLDAFRSLVSPPPPPPPPPPPRPPPLPDDGKPTSSNSRLKAPDSLLWVSSSSRQLPSLFGGVRSNAKPGAALAAAAAASRSLPTPHAAAIKSRRALLTPSSSSSSSSFPSISNSHDALDSSVDALHGLDSQLRFQHKDDAEDDDGKMGEFQSALGHAIDLAPEDRLEAEAPALDEEEEEELVSSPPDQQHSTVESPADSDLVADSSPAAHEIITDDTPTLAIPNHPHEKDAGNEEALEEHGLSEDRDNASSSADIDELVQERIEELESKRMSEKTEKKPQKKPLVLAEEIERKQASTGLHWEEGAAAQPMRLEGVRRGSTTLGYFDVDSDNAITRTISSQAFSRDHGSPQVLQVHPNFIAVGMSKGVILVLPSKYSATNADNMDAKMMILGLQGDRSQASVASMCFNQQGDLLLAGYGDGHITVWDLQRGSAAKIISGEHTAPVVHTLFLGQDSQVTRQFKAVTGDSNGLLLLHTLSVVPLLNRFTVKSQCLLDGQKTGTVLSASPLMYDEFLGAVSMSSSGNSSTSSSSIGSMMGGVVGPDAGWKLFNESTSLNEEGVVILVTHQTALVVRLSPALKVYATLSRPDGVREGSMPYTAWKCVLQAYSSPDESAPEAATERVSLLAIAWDRKVQVAKLVNSELKVYGKWSLDSTAVGVAWLDDQMLVVLTVDGQLCLFSREGNMIHQTSFAVDGVAKDDLVAYHTHFNNLFGNPEKAYHNSIAVRGASIYVLGAVHLVISRLLPWRERIQVLRKAGDWMGALNMAITLYDGQAHGVIDLPRTLQAVQDAIMPYLVELLFAYVDEVFSYISVAFCNQIGKVQQMDDHMTRSSSVRNEIKEQFTRVGGVAVEFCVHINRTDILFDEIFSRFVAVQHRDTFLELLEPYILKDMLSSLPPEIMQALVEHYSSKGWLQRVEQCVLHMDISSLDFNQVVKLCREHGLYCALVYLFNRGLDDFRSPLEELLVVFCKSPKESAGALGYRMLVYLKYCFSGLSFPPGHGSISPTRLPSLRTELLQFLLEKSETSRALSEGVYCNLYHLLELDTEATLDVLRCAFVEDEIQKSDFARHDSANQVVEMGFDPTRENKVVQDLVNALICILDEDIFQVDGHGGSNNKSADAWPSRIDIGHLYEFIASFVTRERAKIPKDILNRILEHLTSENAPLPGEERNKMREKQVLSLLETVPENEWDASYVLHLCEKAQFYEVCGYIYTIRDQYIAALDSYMKDVDEPIHAFAYINNALLHLNETEHAAFRSAVFSRIPALVDLSREGTFLLVIDHFSTEGSRVLSELNSHPESLFLYLKTIIEVHFSGTLDFSCLRRRNTDTPDGTSGHAQLRGVETYLERISDFPKYLRNNPVHVTEEMIEHYFELLCQYDRHSVLKFLETFDSYRVEHCLQLCQEYGITDAAAFLLERVGDVGSALLLTLSSLSEKFEKLDAAMIDATSEATRDDSYSLENFSTVLRMEEVNDIKRTLDLCIGLCQRNTPRLNPEESETLWFKLLDSFCEPLLGLPTGKIASVEVNSDGIYSKSQDDDASPIIKWTLNSHGGAPILRKLISQFIKEIVEGMIGYVRLPTIMSKLLSENGSQEFGDFKLTILGMLGTYGFERRILDTAKSLIEDDTFYTMSLLKKGASHGYSPRSLVCCVCNCLLNKNSSSSTVRVYNCGHATHIQCEITESETSSKGSSSGCPVCLPKKKSQKSGSKSVLGENGLVSKLSSRRQQLQGANVLASHERINDALDNPYSLQQISRFDILNSLQKGQESIQIESLPQLRLAPPAVYHEKVKKATDFLIGESSSDLIKEERASRKRQLRELKAKGSSIRFPLKTNIFGKERTSNR
- the LOC115744367 gene encoding vacuolar protein sorting-associated protein 8 homolog isoform X1 produces the protein MELDVLSFLNSQNHHHRGDDDDDDEADDEADWTSFPHRTIEEILNDSLSDSDSSPSPPPPASSPPSSPQQRTQPSIRGSLDAFRSLVSPPPPPPPPPPPRPPPLPDDGKPTSSNSRLKAPDSLLWVSSSSRQLPSLFGGVRSNAKPGAALAAAAAASRSLPTPHAAAIKSRRALLTPSSSSSSSSFPSISNSHDALDSSVDALHGLDSQLRFQHKDDAEDDDGKMGEFQSALGHAIDLAPEDRLEAEAPALDEEEEEELVSSPPDQQHSTVESPADSDLVADSSPAAHEIITDDTPTLAIPNHPHEKDAGNEEALEEHGLSEDRDNASSSADIDELVQERIEELESKRMSEKTEKKPQKKPLVLAEEIERKQASTGLHWEEGAAAQPMRLEGVRRGSTTLGYFDVDSDNAITRTISSQAFSRDHGSPQVLQVHPNFIAVGMSKGVILVLPSKYSATNADNMDAKMMILGLQGDRSQASVASMCFNQQGDLLLAGYGDGHITVWDLQRGSAAKIISGEHTAPVVHTLFLGQDSQVTRQFKAVTGDSNGLLLLHTLSVVPLLNRFTVKSQCLLDGQKTGTVLSASPLMYDEFLGAVSMSSSGNSSTSSSSIGSMMGGVVGPDAGWKLFNESTSLNEEGVVILVTHQTALVVRLSPALKVYATLSRPDGVREGSMPYTAWKCVLQAYSSPDESAPEAATERVSLLAIAWDRKVQVAKLVNSELKVYGKWSLDSTAVGVAWLDDQMLVVLTVDGQLCLFSREGNMIHQTSFAVDGVAKDDLVAYHTHFNNLFGNPEKAYHNSIAVRGASIYVLGAVHLVISRLLPWRERIQVLRKAGDWMGALNMAITLYDGQAHGVIDLPRTLQAVQDAIMPYLVELLFAYVDEVFSYISVAFCNQIGKVQQMDDHMTRSSSVRNEIKEQFTRVGGVAVEFCVHINRTDILFDEIFSRFVAVQHRDTFLELLEPYILKDMLSSLPPEIMQALVEHYSSKGWLQRVEQCVLHMDISSLDFNQVVKLCREHGLYCALVYLFNRGLDDFRSPLEELLVVFCKSPKESAGALGYRMLVYLKYCFSGLSFPPDSLAYDSAGLVFFFHRVYGHGSISPTRLPSLRTELLQFLLEKSETSRALSEGVYCNLYHLLELDTEATLDVLRCAFVEDEIQKSDFARHDSANQVVEMGFDPTRENKVVQDLVNALICILDEDIFQVDGHGGSNNKSADAWPSRIDIGHLYEFIASFVTRERAKIPKDILNRILEHLTSENAPLPGEERNKMREKQVLSLLETVPENEWDASYVLHLCEKAQFYEVCGYIYTIRDQYIAALDSYMKDVDEPIHAFAYINNALLHLNETEHAAFRSAVFSRIPALVDLSREGTFLLVIDHFSTEGSRVLSELNSHPESLFLYLKTIIEVHFSGTLDFSCLRRRNTDTPDGTSGHAQLRGVETYLERISDFPKYLRNNPVHVTEEMIEHYFELLCQYDRHSVLKFLETFDSYRVEHCLQLCQEYGITDAAAFLLERVGDVGSALLLTLSSLSEKFEKLDAAMIDATSEATRDDSYSLENFSTVLRMEEVNDIKRTLDLCIGLCQRNTPRLNPEESETLWFKLLDSFCEPLLGLPTGKIASVEVNSDGIYSKSQDDDASPIIKWTLNSHGGAPILRKLISQFIKEIVEGMIGYVRLPTIMSKLLSENGSQEFGDFKLTILGMLGTYGFERRILDTAKSLIEDDTFYTMSLLKKGASHGYSPRSLVCCVCNCLLNKNSSSSTVRVYNCGHATHIQCEITESETSSKGSSSGCPVCLPKKKSQKSGSKSVLGENGLVSKLSSRRQQLQGANVLASHERINDALDNPYSLQQISRFDILNSLQKGQESIQIESLPQLRLAPPAVYHEKVKKATDFLIGESSSDLIKEERASRKRQLRELKAKGSSIRFPLKTNIFGKERTSNR